The proteins below come from a single Stomoxys calcitrans chromosome 1, idStoCalc2.1, whole genome shotgun sequence genomic window:
- the LOC106094972 gene encoding putative phosphatidate phosphatase, protein MIRTLLSYFLGFGIFSSILFLGFNMDKVMGPAQRRGFLCGDVSLRQPYVADTIGYMSLYMVGVAIPLAIIILNELMQHLWVRKQKNKAHNGFISQLFSVVKPFFYGFATERFLKSTTKFIVARLRPHFYTACQPITQDGVFCDDKTEENFFVLDYKCTEEVSDTTFTSFPSGHSSLAFYGLVYAAIYLEKFARRSREGECRFISAIYGPLVPVLQLLCLMLATSVAISRVFDFKHFWSDIFAGSLLGIVTAVMFSVQRKRDLFTDDMMGGTQEDSSC, encoded by the coding sequence ATGATTCGCACATTGCTAAGCTACTTCCTTGGTTTCGGTATATTTTCATCGATCCTCTTTCTGGGTTTCAATATGGACAAGGTGATGGGCCCTGCACAACGCAGAGGATTCCTATGTGGAGATGTAAGCTTAAGGCAGCCATATGTCGCAGATACCATAGGATACATGTCATTATACATGGTTGGAGTGGCCATACCTTTGGCAATTATAATTCTCAATGAACTGATGCAGCATTTGTGGgtgcgaaaacaaaaaaacaaggcCCACAACGGATTCATCTCTCAATTGTTTTCGGTAGTGAAACCCTTCTTTTATGGTTTTGCAACGGAGAGATTTTTAAAAAGTACAACCAAATTTATTGTGGCTCGTTTGAGGCCTCATTTCTATACCGCCTGCCAGCCAATAACGCAAGATGGAGTATTCTGTGATGATAAAAccgaagaaaatttctttgtgcTAGACTATAAGTGTACGGAAGAAGTGAGCGACACTACCTTCACCTCCTTTCCCAGTGGTCATTCAAGTCTAGCATTTTACGGTCTTGTCTATGCGGCCatttatttggaaaaatttgctAGACGTAGCAGGGAGGGGGAATGCCGTTTCATATCAGCTATCTATGGACCTTTGGTACCAGTTTTGCAATTGCTATGCCTGATGTTGGCCACAAGTGTTGCTATTAGCCGTGTTTTTGACTTTAAACACTTTTGGTCGGATATTTTTGCAGGATCACTTTTGGGTATTGTGACGGCTGTTATGTTTTCCGTGCAACGAAAGagagacttatttactgatgaTATGATGGGGGGAACACAAGAAGATTCCTCGTGCTAA